One Opitutia bacterium DNA segment encodes these proteins:
- a CDS encoding response regulator transcription factor has protein sequence MNRIKTVIVDDEPLAREDLARLLRADQEIEVVACCSDGDQALRAVRECAPDLLFLDVQMPGLTGFDVLKELDAGPRPHVVFVTAYGEYALRAFDVGAVDYVSKPFTRKRLADTLQRAKAVVRGGEHQKIWEHIDGIMQQIQKLRAATGVAPAPLAAARPASSPADGDTDRDGRLLFRSDGEIHVCAPADIRWVETVGDYVKIHLNDKSRLVRMTMLHLMEKLEPRNFVRIHRSTAVNLAHVRKVTPTQYGEYQVELNDGTKLKVSRTYMPALRASL, from the coding sequence ATGAACCGAATCAAGACTGTCATCGTCGACGACGAGCCGCTCGCGCGCGAGGATCTCGCACGCTTGCTCCGGGCCGATCAGGAAATCGAAGTAGTGGCCTGCTGCTCCGATGGCGACCAGGCGCTCCGTGCGGTCCGCGAGTGCGCCCCCGACCTGTTGTTTCTGGATGTGCAAATGCCCGGGCTCACCGGCTTCGACGTGCTGAAGGAGCTCGATGCCGGCCCGCGTCCGCATGTCGTGTTCGTCACCGCCTACGGCGAGTATGCGTTGCGCGCGTTCGACGTCGGCGCCGTGGACTACGTTTCAAAACCCTTCACGCGCAAGCGGCTCGCCGACACGTTGCAGCGCGCCAAGGCGGTCGTCCGCGGCGGCGAACACCAGAAGATCTGGGAGCATATCGACGGCATCATGCAGCAAATCCAGAAGCTCCGCGCCGCGACCGGTGTCGCGCCCGCGCCGCTCGCCGCCGCGAGACCGGCGTCGTCGCCGGCCGACGGCGACACCGACCGCGACGGCCGCCTGCTTTTCCGCTCCGATGGCGAGATCCACGTGTGCGCGCCGGCGGACATTCGCTGGGTGGAGACCGTGGGCGACTACGTGAAGATTCACCTGAACGACAAATCCCGCCTCGTGCGCATGACGATGCTGCATCTGATGGAGAAACTCGAGCCGCGGAACTTCGTGCGCATTCACCGCTCGACGGCGGTCAATCTCGCCCACGTGCGCAAAGTCACGCCGACTCAATACGGCGAATATCAGGTCGAGCTGAACGACGGCACGAAGCTCAAGGTCAGCCGCACCTACATGCCGGCGCTCCGCGCGTCGCTTTAG
- a CDS encoding histidine kinase, with product MNPNVPRPSSSWVRSLNTVWWSLALFGVGAVAFDVWQVHLAAGAEASFRATWLYRYGNWGLWWLLLPGVLALRRVLAFDRMAWWQILPAHLVAALLAGVGQFALSVSLGLVANSLPWSYFGVVAQDFWSASELLPPALIYSAIVVPAYAVEFYLGWRAGQREAADLKVAKAELEARLLRANLDALKMQLHPHFLFNALNSVTALIRRGDTVAAEDALAQLAELLRRALDHKQDQLVTLERELEFLEHYFAIERIRFQDRLQVSFEIEPACRHALLPSLLLQPLVENAMKHGFSRQVSARIMRLRVWRDGGQLRLELFNEGPSLPAAAPSDGSGGIGLRNTRARLTMLFDGSARLTLANVPGGVVADIALPFHSAPP from the coding sequence ATGAACCCGAACGTTCCTCGCCCATCGTCGTCGTGGGTGCGAAGCCTGAACACGGTTTGGTGGAGCCTTGCTCTGTTCGGCGTCGGCGCCGTCGCCTTCGATGTCTGGCAGGTCCACTTGGCGGCTGGCGCGGAAGCGAGCTTCCGCGCGACTTGGCTGTATCGCTACGGCAATTGGGGACTGTGGTGGCTCCTGCTTCCCGGCGTCCTCGCGCTGCGCCGCGTGCTGGCGTTCGACCGCATGGCGTGGTGGCAGATTCTTCCCGCTCATCTCGTCGCGGCGCTGCTGGCCGGCGTGGGCCAGTTCGCATTGTCGGTGAGTCTCGGGCTGGTCGCGAACAGCCTGCCTTGGTCTTACTTCGGCGTCGTCGCCCAGGATTTCTGGAGCGCTTCCGAACTGCTGCCGCCCGCGCTGATTTACAGCGCGATCGTGGTGCCCGCCTACGCCGTGGAATTCTACCTCGGATGGCGCGCGGGACAGCGCGAGGCGGCCGACCTCAAGGTCGCCAAGGCCGAGCTCGAGGCGCGTCTCCTCCGGGCGAATCTCGACGCGCTGAAGATGCAGCTCCATCCGCACTTCCTCTTCAACGCCCTCAACTCCGTCACGGCGCTCATTCGCCGCGGCGACACCGTGGCCGCCGAGGACGCACTCGCGCAACTCGCCGAGCTGCTGCGTCGCGCGCTCGACCACAAACAGGACCAATTGGTCACGCTCGAGCGCGAACTCGAGTTTCTCGAACACTACTTCGCGATCGAGCGAATCCGTTTTCAGGATCGGCTCCAGGTCAGCTTCGAGATCGAGCCCGCGTGTCGCCACGCGCTTTTGCCGAGCTTGCTGCTGCAACCACTCGTGGAAAACGCGATGAAGCACGGCTTCTCGCGGCAGGTCAGCGCGCGGATCATGCGGCTCCGCGTCTGGCGGGACGGCGGGCAGTTGCGCCTCGAGCTGTTCAACGAGGGCCCGTCGCTCCCCGCCGCCGCGCCCTCGGACGGTAGCGGCGGCATCGGGCTGCGCAACACCCGCGCGCGTCTCACCATGCTGTTCGATGGCTCCGCGCGGCTCACGCTCGCGAACGTTCCGGGCGGCGTCGTCGCCGACATCGCCTTGCCCTTCCACTCCGCCCCACCATGA
- a CDS encoding TonB-dependent receptor, translated as MKSHPCNPHAARARILALRVLALLASPVLALAQTNTAAPEKKDEQPLKLDKFVVTGSFIPQASAEPVGPVAVFTENEIRATGAFTPIQALRSLPSFIGNPGPTENDSNGGSGATSVSLRGLGAGQTLVLINGRVTLQFSNIQLLPIEAVERIEVLRDGAGVIYGSSAIGGAVNVILKKSYNGSTLDVSVGGATRSPGGRETYQVSFATGVSNDKTSVVVTGSMFHNRTIYASERPNSAASDNRPLGGTNGGSPTYPGVISLSGAPKILRPNFPANATPTAADYIDMDTNGFSSNQLFNFRQYSPSAPGQDRNSFMVNFEHAIAGDKLTLFGNFLYSRLKTLNGLAPAPFALDEDPAGPAVGSLTSFGPYNQGILNPANGDFFRYRSIELGNRTNEQTYTDYRWIAGLRGQINDKWRWEAAMTIEREDYEQLDAGVPSLPLLDAEVSAGRFNPFAPAFSKGSATIGGTTYTWDNAKALKASEIKARIMSPIRNRFYDFRVSGSVIELPAGDLGFASGYETYRNKNYSDADDLYASGSVLGLNSNEDSFTQSESRSLFAELKVPVIGEAQNIAFVNSLTIGATARNESQKIGDGVSSRTFKKTNPSVNVHWAPTKDYLVRASWSKGFIAPGAGSVFGSAGQSNPTLVDPLGFPYTAQTTIVIRPNSDLKPTESKAVSLGLVGTPKGLVKNLSFSVDFYAIDVSGIVANNAKAILAANAAGQGSGFVPGNAATINPNAPFASLIRRSANGRLNSNGSFAATPGIRGAVLSDFLNIGSRKVQGLEYTVTYAYNTQDWGRFKFTAAANQMVKFDQNAGPGLPSESYLGKFVSTVGDPISPGSIPKWKGNFGVNWQWKQWTSNVTFNYIGSYQDDPLFVLSPKMLAFYKAGTPKSDPAFAAFLADVSQPKIGGIRTISAWETVDLQTSYAFESENLFLKDLTVTLGATNVFDKLAPFAAGAFNDSYDTRTHNNVGRFVYLQLRKQF; from the coding sequence GCGCGTGCTCGCATTGCTGGCGAGTCCCGTGCTGGCGCTCGCTCAGACGAACACTGCCGCTCCTGAAAAGAAAGACGAGCAACCGCTGAAGCTCGATAAGTTCGTGGTGACCGGTTCGTTCATTCCTCAAGCCAGCGCCGAGCCGGTCGGCCCGGTTGCGGTCTTTACGGAAAACGAAATCCGCGCGACCGGCGCGTTCACGCCCATCCAGGCGCTGCGCAGTCTTCCGTCATTCATCGGCAATCCCGGCCCGACGGAGAACGACTCCAACGGCGGCAGCGGCGCGACCTCGGTCAGCCTGCGCGGCCTCGGTGCGGGTCAGACGCTCGTGCTCATCAACGGCCGCGTGACCCTTCAATTCTCGAACATCCAGCTGCTCCCCATCGAGGCGGTTGAGCGCATCGAAGTGCTCCGCGACGGTGCGGGCGTCATCTACGGTTCCTCCGCTATCGGTGGCGCCGTGAACGTGATCCTCAAGAAGAGCTACAACGGTTCGACGCTGGACGTGTCCGTCGGCGGCGCCACGCGCTCTCCGGGTGGCCGCGAGACCTATCAAGTCTCCTTCGCCACCGGCGTCTCGAACGACAAGACTTCGGTGGTCGTCACCGGCTCGATGTTCCACAACCGCACGATCTACGCGTCAGAGCGCCCGAACAGCGCCGCCTCCGACAACCGTCCGCTCGGCGGCACCAATGGCGGTTCACCGACCTATCCGGGAGTCATCTCCCTCAGCGGCGCGCCGAAGATTCTCCGCCCGAATTTCCCGGCCAACGCGACGCCGACTGCCGCGGACTACATCGACATGGACACGAATGGCTTCAGCTCGAACCAACTGTTCAACTTCCGCCAGTATTCGCCCTCCGCGCCCGGCCAGGACCGCAATTCCTTCATGGTCAATTTCGAGCACGCCATCGCGGGCGACAAGCTCACGCTCTTCGGCAATTTCCTCTACTCGCGCCTCAAAACGCTGAACGGTCTCGCGCCTGCGCCCTTCGCGCTCGATGAGGATCCCGCCGGTCCCGCCGTCGGCAGCCTGACGTCGTTCGGCCCCTATAATCAGGGCATCCTCAATCCCGCGAACGGCGATTTCTTCCGCTATCGCTCCATCGAGCTCGGCAACCGCACCAACGAGCAGACCTACACCGACTACCGCTGGATCGCGGGCCTTCGCGGCCAGATCAACGACAAGTGGCGCTGGGAAGCGGCCATGACGATCGAGCGCGAGGACTACGAACAGCTCGACGCCGGCGTGCCCTCGCTCCCGCTGCTGGACGCCGAAGTTTCGGCCGGCCGCTTCAATCCCTTCGCGCCCGCCTTCTCCAAGGGTTCCGCCACCATCGGCGGCACCACCTATACGTGGGACAACGCCAAGGCCCTCAAGGCCTCCGAGATCAAGGCGCGCATCATGTCGCCGATCCGGAATCGCTTCTACGATTTCCGCGTCTCCGGCTCGGTCATCGAATTGCCCGCCGGCGACCTCGGCTTCGCCTCCGGTTACGAAACCTACCGGAACAAGAACTACAGCGACGCCGACGATCTCTACGCCTCCGGTAGCGTGCTCGGCCTGAACTCCAACGAGGATTCCTTCACCCAGTCGGAGAGCCGCTCACTCTTCGCCGAGCTGAAGGTTCCGGTCATCGGCGAGGCGCAGAATATCGCCTTCGTCAACAGCCTCACGATCGGCGCCACCGCGCGCAATGAGTCGCAGAAAATCGGTGACGGTGTGTCGAGCCGCACCTTCAAGAAGACCAACCCGAGCGTGAACGTCCATTGGGCCCCGACGAAGGACTATCTCGTGCGCGCCAGCTGGAGCAAGGGCTTCATCGCTCCCGGTGCCGGTTCCGTTTTCGGCAGCGCCGGCCAAAGTAATCCCACGTTGGTGGACCCGCTCGGCTTCCCCTACACGGCGCAGACCACCATCGTCATTCGCCCGAACTCAGATCTGAAGCCCACCGAATCCAAGGCCGTCTCGCTCGGCCTCGTCGGCACGCCGAAGGGCCTCGTGAAGAACCTCAGCTTCTCGGTGGACTTCTACGCGATCGACGTCTCCGGCATCGTGGCCAACAACGCCAAGGCCATCCTCGCCGCCAACGCGGCCGGTCAAGGTTCCGGCTTCGTCCCCGGCAACGCCGCCACGATCAACCCGAACGCGCCCTTCGCCAGCCTCATCCGCCGCAGCGCCAACGGTCGCCTCAACAGCAACGGCAGCTTCGCCGCCACGCCGGGCATCCGCGGCGCCGTCCTCTCGGACTTCCTCAACATCGGCTCCCGCAAAGTGCAGGGCTTGGAATACACGGTCACCTACGCCTACAACACGCAGGACTGGGGCCGCTTCAAATTCACCGCCGCGGCGAACCAGATGGTCAAGTTCGACCAAAACGCCGGTCCCGGCCTCCCGAGCGAGAGCTACCTCGGCAAATTCGTCAGCACCGTCGGCGATCCGATTTCGCCCGGCTCGATTCCGAAGTGGAAAGGCAACTTCGGCGTGAACTGGCAGTGGAAGCAGTGGACCTCCAACGTCACGTTCAACTACATCGGTTCGTATCAGGACGACCCGCTGTTCGTTCTCTCCCCGAAGATGCTCGCGTTCTACAAAGCCGGCACGCCGAAGTCCGATCCGGCCTTCGCCGCGTTCCTCGCCGACGTTTCCCAACCCAAGATTGGCGGCATCCGCACCATCTCTGCGTGGGAGACTGTCGACCTCCAGACCAGCTACGCCTTCGAGAGCGAGAACCTGTTCCTCAAGGACCTGACCGTCACGCTCGGTGCCACGAACGTCTTCGACAAGCTCGCGCCGTTCGCCGCGGGCGCGTTCAACGACAGCTACGATACACGCACGCACAACAACGTTGGGCGCTTCGTGTATCTGCAGCTCCGCAAGCAATTCTGA